The following DNA comes from Verrucomicrobiota bacterium.
CTGTTGACGATCTGGTTGGTCAGACCTTGGGCCATGAACCCGGCGCCCAGCAACGCGACGCGAATCGGTTTGCCCTGCTCGTGGCGGGCTTTCAATGCATTATCAACGATGATCATTGTTTGTTTCCTTCATGCTCTACATTAAACCTGTGAGTGCTGCCATCACATCGACGGCAGCATTGGAGCGAATGGCTCAAATCGTCATCCGCCGTTTAACTTCAGACTCAATGTCCTTCAGCAGTCCGAACTTCTGGTCCTTCTCCGAAATCACGGCAACCGGCAGCGGCCACTTGAGGCCCAGGCGCGGATCGTTATACATCAAACCGCTCTCCGCGCCGGGTGCATAGAACTCGCCCACTTGATAACTGGTTTCGGTGTCGTCCCGCAGCGCCTGGTAACCGTGGGCAAAACGCTCAGGCACATAAAGCGCAGTGTGATTGTCCTCGTTCAATTCGACGGAAATGTGCTGCAGGTAGGTCGGGCTTTCGGGGCGAAGGTCAACAATGATGTCGAGAATCGCGCCGCGCGTGGCACGCACGAGTTTAGATTCCGCCGCGGGCGGAAACTGGAAATGCATCCCGCGTAATGTTCCCTTCTTAAAGTTAAAGGCGACATTCGCCTGTGCAATGATCGGTTTCAACCCATGCGCCTCAAACTCCTTCTGACAATAGGCGCGCGCGAAGAATCCGCGCGAGTCCTCCCGCCGCTCGAGGTCGATGATAAAGGCGCCCTTCAGTTTCGTCTCAGTGAATATCATGATTGTCGTTCGCTTTGATAAGTTGAATCTGTCTGAATTGGAATGGAAAACTGTATCGCCACGGATCTAACGGTATGCAGTGTGATCATAGACCCCGGTAGAGTGGCCGAAGAGCAGACAACAAGCAAC
Coding sequences within:
- the rfbC gene encoding dTDP-4-dehydrorhamnose 3,5-epimerase — protein: MIFTETKLKGAFIIDLERREDSRGFFARAYCQKEFEAHGLKPIIAQANVAFNFKKGTLRGMHFQFPPAAESKLVRATRGAILDIIVDLRPESPTYLQHISVELNEDNHTALYVPERFAHGYQALRDDTETSYQVGEFYAPGAESGLMYNDPRLGLKWPLPVAVISEKDQKFGLLKDIESEVKRRMTI